GCTCGTTGAACGTCTGCGGCCGAAGCGTCGTTTCGCCCGGCCGGAGCGGGACAGGATAGCGAACTCGTGGGCGCGGCGCACGCCGCGGAAGGCTTGTCTTTAGGCGCCACGGATTCGCATATTCCTGGGGCGACGGCTCCGCGCCGCGCTCGGCTCTCCCCGCGATCCCCGCCAGGCACCATGCCCTCACCGCTTTTCGGCCTCTCGCACGTGCGCGTTGCCGCGCTCCTCAATCCCACGCTGGAGCTGATCCGCGCGCGCCGAAGCCTCGACGCCGCCGATCACGAGGCGTGGATCGGGAAGGTGTGGGAGGACAGCGGACCGGGTGCAGGCGGCGCCAAGGCCGCGGCGTACGGTGACGGGGTCCGCTTCGTCCTGGAGATGGGCGGATACATCCAGCGCACCGGGGACAGCTGGGCCCCCGCTCCCGGGCCCGCCGGAGCGATCCGGGACCCCCTGGCGCTCGTGAAGGAAGCCGCGGAGCTGGTGGGCGACCGGGACACCACCGACGCTGCGTTCCCCGGATCCGTCGGGGGCTCGCATGCCATCGAGCGGGATTTTCGCGAGGCCGGCGGCCACGCCCGCTCCGTCGGGCTCGCGCCGGATTCGGATGACGCAACGGGTTCCTATGGAGGCGGCACCGGGTGGGCCGGCGCAGCACCCGAGTGGCCGCTGGAATCCGCCGGCCCCGCGCCGGAGCCGGCTCCATCGGAATCCGCCCCGCCCGAACCGGCTCCGCCACCGCCCGCCGCACCGCGTTTCCCGGATTTCTGCGTCCTGGTCGCTGGCTCCGGCGCCGAGCACCCCTCCGACCGGCCGCTGAAGGCCGACCAGGAGTACGTCCTCGAAGTCATCATCACGCCCGACCCCCACGGCCTGCCCGCCACGGGCGAACGCCAGCCGATCCGCGACCCGGGGCAGGCGGAAACGGTGAAGGTGTTCGTGACCGCCGAGGCCGACGACGACAGCTTCGTGCACATCGACCAGCCGCTGGACTCGCTGGACCTGCCCCCCGGCAGTGGAGCCTCCACCGCGGCGCGCTTCGCGTTCCGGCCCAGGCGCAAGTCGGCCGGGCCGGGGGACCGCGCCGCCATCATGGTGCGGATGTACTATCGGCTGAACCTGCTGGCCCGCACCGTCGTGAGCTTCGAGGTGGGCGGAAAGTGGGACGAAGCACGCCGGAAAGACGCCGTGAGCATCGAGTCGCTGGTCCTGGACCCCACGCTGGCGGCGCTGGACGAGGTGGTGCCGCAGGACCTGCACATCGACGTCACCTCGCGCGCGGACGACGGCTATCGGCTGAACGTGCTGTACCGCAAGCCGGGCGGCGAAGAAGTGGTGTTCCCCGCGCGCCTGCGGATCACCACGGCCGGCCTGGAAGACCGGCTTCGCGATGCCCGCGACGAGCTGCACCGCATCGCCACCAGTCCGGAGTACACCAGCGGGCTGCGGGCCACCTCCGACCAGTTCGCGGCGCACCTTCACAGGCTGGCCAGGACCGGCCAGCGCCTCTGGTCCAAGCTGTTCGACGAAGACCAGGACGCGGCGGCGTTCGACCTAGCCGCGGTGCTTCGCGAAAACCCGCCGCCCCCGGGCGCGCGCATCCAGGTGACGCTGGCGCCCGACGCGACGGAGTTCATCTTTCCCTGGGGGCTGATGTTCCAGGGAGAGATTCCCAAGGAGAGCTACGTCGCGCCGGACACCGACGGCTTCTGGGGCACGCGGTACGAAGTGGAGATCCGGCTTCCCCAGTCGCCCCTTCCGCGCGACCGCCCGGTGGAAGCGCCCGGCGCGCTGAAGCTGGCGTTCATGCTCTGGGAGCAGTTCCGCAACTCGACGGGCCAGAAGGAGTTCCTCGCGGAGCTGGCGGCGCGTTCCGGCGGAAGGCTGGAGGTTGGCGAGCCCATCCTGCGCGCCAGCCTGTGCAAGGACCTGCTGGCCGATTGCGACGCGCAGGTGCTGTACTTCTATTCCCACGGCTACACCCGCCCGCGCAAGGCCGACACCACGCCCGACGGCGATCCCCAGGGCGCCGCCAGCCCGGACCGCAACCGCACCTGGATCGCGCTGACCAACGGCAGGCTGTACCTGGACGAGCTGATGCACGAGGTGCAGGGCAAGTTTCCGTCGCAGCCGCTGATCGTGCTGAACATGTGCGAATCGGCCGAGATGAGTCCGTCTCTTTCCGACAGCTTCGTCAGCTTTTTCCTGGACCGCGGCGCCCGCGCCGTGGTGGGCACCGAGTGCCCCATGACCGTGGAGTTCGCCGATCCTTTCGGCCGGCGGCTGCTGGAAGGCGTGCTGGCGGGGCAAACGGCGTCGCGCGCGCTGATGGACGCCCGCCGCCACTTCGTGCGGAACGAGCGAAACCCGCTCGGGCTGGCGTACACGCTTTACGGGACGGCGAGCGTATGCTTTGCGCCGCCCGTGCTTTCCCAACCCTGATCACGAAACGAGGAGATCCGATGTCCGACGAGAGCCTGAGGTCGCAGGTGGATGGTCTGCTGGAATCCGATGAGGACCAGCTGTTCGCGGAGCTGGGGATCCGCGCGAGGGCGATGCAGGCCGATCCCCAGGTGGCCGGCTCGTACTCGCCGCAGGTGACGCACAGTGCGGCGGAGATGGGCGTGCTCGACGACGTGCGCGATTTCGGGCGCAGGGTGTTCAAGCGCTGGAACGTGCAGGCGTGGGAGCTGGTGTGTGGCACGGACGCGGACGACAGCAAGGACCGCGACGATTTCCTGGGCGCCATCGGCGTCGACAAGAGCGTCGCGACGGCGGCGCTCGCGACCCTCCTGGTTTCGCACCTTGCCCTGGCGCCGGCCATTGCCGCGGTGGCCGCGGCCATCATCATCAAGCGGTTCGCGCGTCCGGCGTACGAGGAGTTCTGCTCCAGCTGGAAGGGAAGCCTTCCCGCGGCATCCGGCGGGTCCGAGCCGGCCGCGGGCTGAGCCGGGCAGGGAGGAACGAGCACACGGGCGGGGCCGGCATCGGCCCCGCCCGTGGTTGTTTCCGTCGGAGGGCTCAGCGCCGGACGTTCTGCTTCACCACTACGCGGGCCAGGTGCGCCTCGTTCACCACGTCGGAGTGCGACCACGAGTAGGTGAACCGGTTGATGACGATGCTGGCGCGCACCTTCTTCGGCGGCGCGGCGGCCAGCAGCCGGCGCGCCTCCGCCGGCTCCTCGAAGCAGAACCAGCCGATGCGCTCGTCGCCCGAAAAGCGGGGCAGGCGCACGGCCGATTCGCGGTCCAGCTCGAAGCAGAGGGCGGGCGAATCCGGGTCGTCCGGGTGCGCCCGGGTGATCCCCGAAACCGTCGTCTGCCCGGTGAAGCGCACGCTGCCCACCCACTCGCCGTCGGGCATGGACTGCGCGATGTCCTTGGATTCCAGGACCATTCCCGCCACCGTGTCGCCCACCTCCACCCGGGCGGGATCGAAGATGACCCTCCCCCGCGCGTCCCGCGACGGGGGTGACGCCGTGTCCGGCGGCGTCTCGGCGGGGGAAAGCAGCGTATCCGGGGCCGCGTCGCCGGCCGCTGATCCGCCCCCGTCGCACGCGGTGGAGAGGAGGGCGAGGCCCAGGAGCGCACAGAACGTTTTCATCGATGCCGTCGTAAGTGGTTGGTCGCGTTCACGGTGCGGGGGGCTTCCGCATCCGGCGCTTCGTGGCGATATTCCGCGCACCCGCCGTACCATTCCCAATCTCCCCTCCCTGATGCAAACCACCGCCGCCATCCCCGGCCTGCGCGCCTGCCCCGCGTGCGGCACCATGAGCGCCACACGTTTCTGCGGCGACTGCGGCCGCGCCGTGGACGGAACTCCCGCGCGGACGGTGGAGGTGCTGAAGGAAGGCGCCTCCGAGCTCTTCGGCGTCGACAAGAGCGCGCTGCGCACCATCCGCGACCTGCTGCTGCACCCGTTGAAGGTGGCGCAGTCCGTCCGCGGTGACAACGAGGCGGGATACGTCCGGCCGTTCCGCCTGTTCTTTCTCCTGGCGGGCGCGTACATCCTGCTGCTGACGACGGTGCAGCCGCACTCGTTCGACATGTCGTCGCAGGCGACCCCCGACCAGCTTGCCGCGATGGCGAAGGCGGCGGCCGGCAACGGGATTTCGCTGGAGATGATGAACGAGCGCTTCGGCCAGCGGATGAACATGCTGCTGCCGCTGATCACCGCGGTGATGCTGATTCCCCTTGCCGCCCTGTTGCGGCGGATGGACCGGTCGCGACCCGTGGGCGATCACCTGCTGACGATGGCCAGCATCATGAACTCCATGTGGATCACCTGCATCCTGCTGATTCCCCTGGCGTTCCTGGGCAAGTGGCCCTTCATCATCGCGGCGCAGCTGACTGGAGTCGGGTACATCTCCGCCGCCATCATCCGCCTGTACCCGGCCGCCACCCGCGTGCGAACGGGCCTGCGCCTCGCCGGCTTTCTGCTGGCGGACTACACGCTGACGATGCTCCTGTCCGTGGGCCTCACCCTGGGCGTGATGATCTCGGTGCTCCACTTCTGAGCACCGCCGGGATGGAGCGAAGCGGGCGGAGGCCGAACCGGTCTCCGCCCGCTTTTCTTTTGTCCGTGCGGTGGCGGATCAGGACGCGGCCACGGCGATGGGGCGCCCGAGGGAGGCGGGTACCTGCTCGGGGTCCATGGGCCGGGCGAAGAGGTAGCCCTGGCCGTACTCGCACCCCATCGCCCGCAGCGCGGCGAACTGGGCGGGCTCCTCGATCCCCTCGGCGACGATGGCGACACCCAGGCTGCGGGCGAGGGCGACGATCGTCTGCACCACGGCGGTGCCGTCCGCGCGCTGCACGAAGGAGCGGTCGATCTTCAGCCCGTCGAGCGGCAGCTGGTGAAGCAGGCTGAGCGACGAGTACCCGGTGCCGAAGTCGTCCAGGTAGATGGGAATGCCCAGCGCGCGGAAGCGGCGGAGCAGGGGGATGGCCTGGTCGGGATCGCGCATCACC
This is a stretch of genomic DNA from Longimicrobium sp.. It encodes these proteins:
- a CDS encoding CHAT domain-containing protein is translated as MPSPLFGLSHVRVAALLNPTLELIRARRSLDAADHEAWIGKVWEDSGPGAGGAKAAAYGDGVRFVLEMGGYIQRTGDSWAPAPGPAGAIRDPLALVKEAAELVGDRDTTDAAFPGSVGGSHAIERDFREAGGHARSVGLAPDSDDATGSYGGGTGWAGAAPEWPLESAGPAPEPAPSESAPPEPAPPPPAAPRFPDFCVLVAGSGAEHPSDRPLKADQEYVLEVIITPDPHGLPATGERQPIRDPGQAETVKVFVTAEADDDSFVHIDQPLDSLDLPPGSGASTAARFAFRPRRKSAGPGDRAAIMVRMYYRLNLLARTVVSFEVGGKWDEARRKDAVSIESLVLDPTLAALDEVVPQDLHIDVTSRADDGYRLNVLYRKPGGEEVVFPARLRITTAGLEDRLRDARDELHRIATSPEYTSGLRATSDQFAAHLHRLARTGQRLWSKLFDEDQDAAAFDLAAVLRENPPPPGARIQVTLAPDATEFIFPWGLMFQGEIPKESYVAPDTDGFWGTRYEVEIRLPQSPLPRDRPVEAPGALKLAFMLWEQFRNSTGQKEFLAELAARSGGRLEVGEPILRASLCKDLLADCDAQVLYFYSHGYTRPRKADTTPDGDPQGAASPDRNRTWIALTNGRLYLDELMHEVQGKFPSQPLIVLNMCESAEMSPSLSDSFVSFFLDRGARAVVGTECPMTVEFADPFGRRLLEGVLAGQTASRALMDARRHFVRNERNPLGLAYTLYGTASVCFAPPVLSQP